A window of Gossypium hirsutum isolate 1008001.06 chromosome D13, Gossypium_hirsutum_v2.1, whole genome shotgun sequence genomic DNA:
GACATATAAAGACtggtttttaacaataaaatttgatgaattttttaatagaaggaTCCGTTttttctttgatctaacatatatgGACTAATTTACTCCTTTTTTAGTAAAatggataaaatataatttgactccTAGTACATAATTCTCTATGGTGCTTTTACCTTTGTTTATGTCATTTTGAGAGAGGTCATTGCATTATGTGTGCTTAAATGATCATTTCGTTATTATAGGGATACCTCCAATATGGTCTACCTGATACTTCTGAAGATCTCTTGGCTATGACGAACAAGGTACATCTTCCAATTTAGTTTCTTGGGGTATTAAAAGTAGTGTTATCCCACATCGGTTAAGTAATAATGTCTTATCGAATTCCAGGCAACTCTCGATGTCAGAGGTAACAAAATAAGTGCTCAAGCAATGGAACATCACATTTTGGGGAAACAATCAACAGGTTTAAAGATACAAGAGGTAATTTTTTTTAGTACTGTCTCTATACATATATAAGTTCTGGTTTTTGGCTATATCCTAAAACAAGATCATATCCAAAGGGTAGTGACAAAGAAGACGACAGAGAAGCCACCATTCGGAAGCTTTACGGACTTGAATTAACCGACCGAAACGTCATGTTCGCTCTATGTTGCGGAACTCGATCTTCACCAGCAGTAAGTTCCATGGCAAAAATCTACCTATAATCTTAAACAAACTATGCAAATAAATTGCTATATCCTCGTATTAGGACTCAATCTTTTAAGGGTTGCTCGCATATAAAGATCATATAAGGgcctaatttttacaaaaatctcAATTAAGGGCTTTTTATGCACTTTAGCCCAATTTGTAATAAAAATTAGGTGAATATTGATGTGTTTAGAACAAAATACATAACAATTGAATCAGAAAATGCTTGAAAATTAAAGAACGGCCCTTATTTGAGCAATACATTAGAAAAAGTTTGACCCTTATTTAACTATTTTGAAAGGTATAAGTTTCATTTGAACACTTGTAATGTTAAGCCTTTATACGATCATTTTAaaagatttagtccttatatgaGCAACCTCTAAAAGGTTAGGCCCCAATTCGAGGATTTagccaaaataaatcaataaggtAGCCCTTTTTTTCAGGTGAGAATATACACCGGTGATGGAGTTTCAGCTGagttagagaaattaaaacaagaGTACTTGCAAGCATCAATAGTGGTGAGCAATACAAAAAAGATTGCATTCCCAGAACTGTTGCTGAACAACATGTTTGATTTTGCTGTGGATATGAACTCATTGGTTCAATGGGTTTGCCAGCAATTACCCACTTCTGGTTCGTTAAGGAAATCAATGGTGGATTGTTATAGGAACCATAATGCTGGCAAAACATCATCTTCCATTAGTGTTGAGAAAATACCATATGACTTTGAATTCCAATATCTGCTAGCTATGTAAACAAATTTTCCTTTCGTTTGTTTGGCATGAAAGAAAATATGAGATTATTTATCTGAGAAAATTTAAGCTTCTTGTTGGCGCCATTGTTATGGAGTGGTAAGCATAGCTTTTTAGTCTctgcttctttttctttccctttatcTTGCAATTTAAGATATTAAACGAACCCCCCCGCGTGTGTAAAGTCTTTAGACTTTGAAATAGCCAAACCTTTTTAagtacttaattataaaaaattataaaatagtccctaaactattcaattttattacttatttagatAATGAATACAGTTTCAGATATttaaatcattaattataaaatacttataactttgattatatataaaagattttttatatatttaaatcttGAAAATCTTGAAATTGGTTTTTTGTGGATATgaatatttaattcaaatatcaattaaaaatttgaaaatttaactgAGATTATGTATTTCCAATAAATTAATCACAAAAAATTACAGTAATTATGTTAAAGACTTTTTGTTGTTGCTGTTGAATACggagaaaaaataattaaaaaattggtaATTTTGCACTTGTTTCAAAATCAACAAAgaaatacaaattaaaattaaactaagaaaGCCGCCATTTTTCCAGCTCATCTCATCTGGGCGCCAGTGAGACAGAAATGCCTGTCGGAATATTTACATTATCCGACCACTTTTTAGATTCCAAGTAAAGTTTCGAAATTTTCCCCGCCACGCGTCCCATATCTGGCCGTTTATCTGGATCCACGTGTACGCAATCCAACGCTAGACGTACCATCTTCTGCGCCACGTCGACCGGAAATGAATCGTTCAACCGTCTATCAATCCACCTCCTCAGCCCATCACTTCCCTCCGCCGTCGCTGCCTCCGCAGTATCCATCAAAGACGTTCGTACGAAATTACCTGTCTTTTTATCGAACCGGTATTTTAACGCCTCCTCACCTGAAAACAGCTCCAAAACCACCACTCCGAAGGAGAAGACATCGGATTTCTGCGTCGCGACGCCGCTAGATCTGAACTCCGGTGACATGTAACCTCTTACGCCTTCGAATTGTCTATCTCCGCTATCAGATCTCTTCAATTTCCTTAAACTCGTGGCGTTAGCTTCTTCCGTTATTTCTTCGATTTCCGTGTCGCGTTTCGAGGTATCAGTTTCCACCGCTACTTCCTCTTCCGTTTCGCCGCAAAGCTGTGCGGTTCCAAAATGGCAAATCTTTGCATTGAAAGAGGGCTCCGTAACGATAATGCTGCTGCTTTTAATGTGATTATGAACGATACTGAGATTCAATCCGGTTTTGTTATGAACATAATCAATGCCGTGAGCGAGATCAGTAGCAATCTGCATTCTTGACATCCAATTCGAAAGAACAGTAAAGCTTGGATTTCTAGGGTTTCTCAAACAATCAACAAGATTCGATCCTTCGACGAACTCATAAACAAGGTAAATATGATCTCCGGAAACGGAAGCACCAAGGAGTTTAATTATGCTCATGTGATGGCTTCTACAAATGACGGATAATCGTTCTTTTAGCTGAGACGTTTGAATTTTGTGGCGGAACTTGCGCTGGAAAACAACGGTGTCACGGCCGCGGAGGTTGCAACGCCAACAAGCGGCGGTGGAGGCGGAAGAGGAGGAAGAGTACCGTTTGGCTAGGAAATTGTTAGTGGCAGCTCTGATTTCACTTACGTGATAGATGTGAGGGTTTTCAGGGAGGGATTCACGGAGGCTTGAAAGTGAAGTACGGCTTGAAATTGATGTTCCGGTCCCAGATGACGTCGCTTTGGTGTACGATAAAGAGGAAGTGTAAAGGTCGCTGGTGGGATTAGAAGAGGAAGGAATCGCGGAATGACTCAGGCTACTTGACTGAGCTCCAGGGGAGTGACTCGGGCGAGTTCGTTGAGATCTGGACAAAACAGGTCGAGGTTCCGACGCGTCGGTTGCCTTTTTGGTTTTGCACATAGAATTGAAGGAAGAGGaccaaattggaaaaaaaatcaaaaaatggaTGAATTTGGGGTTAATTAGTCGGAAATATGAACAAAGAAAACATAGCGAAACAGGCGATGATTATTTGTTATAGAGAGGGGCGCCGCCGTGAACCTGCGCAAGTGGGAACACTCCCCTGGTAGGAAACTTGTGGAAAATTCTTGGTTTAGTccttttaaatatgaatttttttaaaacaattatttaaaagtttagaaATTGATATAACATGAAGACGAAATACAACGCGTTTGTCCTTTTAGGCCGAAAGAAAGGGACTGACCCTAAGCTTGTTGGACCTTTTCTTCTCCGGCAGATTAAAACAATTATCATTAGAGTGAAAAttaatcatttatttcatatagtattttaatattgaaatttcagttaaattttattatttttaaaatactatatAAAATATCATCTCATCTTATTATTTCTATATGATACTCACACAAATCtcacattattttaattaataaatttaataat
This region includes:
- the LOC107936013 gene encoding lysM domain receptor-like kinase 3; the protein is MCKTKKATDASEPRPVLSRSQRTRPSHSPGAQSSSLSHSAIPSSSNPTSDLYTSSLSYTKATSSGTGTSISSRTSLSSLRESLPENPHIYHVSEIRAATNNFLAKRYSSSSSASTAACWRCNLRGRDTVVFQRKFRHKIQTSQLKERLSVICRSHHMSIIKLLGASVSGDHIYLVYEFVEGSNLVDCLRNPRNPSFTVLSNWMSRMQIATDLAHGIDYVHNKTGLNLSIVHNHIKSSSIIVTEPSFNAKICHFGTAQLCGETEEEVAVETDTSKRDTEIEEITEEANATSLRKLKRSDSGDRQFEGVRGYMSPEFRSSGVATQKSDVFSFGVVVLELFSGEEALKYRFDKKTGNFVRTSLMDTAEAATAEGSDGLRRWIDRRLNDSFPVDVAQKMVRLALDCVHVDPDKRPDMGRVAGKISKLYLESKKWSDNVNIPTGISVSLAPR